One part of the Methanococcoides sp. AM1 genome encodes these proteins:
- a CDS encoding pre-rRNA-processing protein PNO1 produces the protein MTHIKVPQDRIGAIIGPKGSVKNMIENKSTSKLEINSENGTVEVIAGDDPVGAMRAADVIHAIARGFNPEKAYSFFDDDMLMLEIIDLSQAASTAKELLRLKGRIIGKGGKTREIAESLIGVKISVYGKTVSVIGHPDQILIMRTALEMLIDGANHGSVYSFLEKKKQDMMRAQLDSY, from the coding sequence ATGACACATATCAAAGTACCCCAGGACAGAATCGGCGCGATCATCGGCCCAAAAGGCAGTGTTAAAAACATGATCGAAAATAAATCCACCTCCAAACTGGAAATTAACAGTGAAAACGGTACGGTGGAAGTAATAGCTGGCGATGACCCGGTCGGAGCTATGAGAGCAGCTGACGTCATACATGCCATTGCAAGAGGATTCAACCCTGAAAAAGCATACAGTTTCTTTGATGATGATATGCTAATGCTCGAGATAATAGATCTCTCACAAGCAGCTTCAACAGCAAAAGAATTACTGCGTCTTAAAGGAAGGATCATCGGTAAAGGTGGGAAGACAAGAGAAATAGCAGAGAGTCTCATAGGTGTCAAGATCTCAGTCTACGGAAAAACAGTAAGCGTCATAGGCCATCCCGATCAGATACTTATAATGAGGACAGCATTGGAAATGCTTATCGACGGTGCAAACCATGGTTCTGTATACAGCTTCCTTGAAAAGAAGAAACAAGACATGATGCGTGCGCAGCTTGATTCATATTGA
- a CDS encoding fasciclin domain-containing protein gives MGETKSIVQTAIEIGDFPTLVNAAKKLGLDKKFDNNGPYTIFAPLEKAFDPIPENVIDEAFDDLDYLMDIINYHVVEGKYLTSDLKGLDSLTALNDKILKITNDGNVMINGISIEKENIECTNGVIHAIGDILIP, from the coding sequence ATGGGTGAAACAAAGAGCATTGTACAAACAGCAATAGAGATCGGCGATTTTCCAACACTCGTAAATGCTGCAAAAAAGCTAGGCCTTGATAAAAAGTTCGATAACAACGGCCCATATACAATATTTGCACCCCTTGAAAAAGCATTCGATCCAATACCTGAAAATGTAATAGATGAGGCTTTTGATGACCTTGATTATCTTATGGACATCATAAACTACCATGTTGTCGAAGGAAAGTACCTGACATCAGATCTCAAAGGACTTGACTCATTGACTGCACTCAACGACAAGATATTGAAAATAACAAACGATGGCAATGTTATGATCAATGGGATCTCCATCGAAAAAGAAAATATCGAATGCACCAATGGTGTCATTCATGCTATCGGCGATATACTGATACCTTGA
- a CDS encoding cell wall metabolism sensor histidine kinase WalK → MISKRECERSSCVMASGNDRVDVEVINTPDAMDHPVNEGRGGSTRMNIVQYLHSVSKVVNNASSLETGFQQIVKMVPCGMQNSSIACSRIIFDDLVFQSDNFEISRWKYASEIFVDGAVHGSLEVYYLEELPGADGGSFLKEEEYIVDYISDCLGNFVERILVAKDLNIFKTISDNANYGIAVLDLKGRLLYLNEAFASMHDHSLKDVLGDHFLMFYNEDQVPRLKYLRDKLLNNGHFQQEGVWHMRKNGSIFPAMLDSHVIFDQDNVPSNLSVILHDVSEAKKSEDILKRAQAIEDAANCSKSEFLANVSHELRTPLNSIIGFSEILLDGRCGDLTDVQRRYLQNVSKNGNHLSEIINDLLEISMIEAGKEEATFEKFSMIPVFMEIKDSIMQSILKKDVLFSYDVDPELPQINADKAKFRHIIYNLLSNAVKFTSEGGNVNVEAKTLGEMVHIIIRDDGIGIPKEQLPHLYDKFYQVDGSTKRLYGGTGLGLALTKKLVSLHEGQMWVESEQGMGTTVHVMLPI, encoded by the coding sequence ATGATCTCGAAAAGGGAATGTGAACGCTCCTCGTGCGTAATGGCAAGTGGCAACGATCGTGTGGATGTTGAAGTTATTAATACGCCCGATGCTATGGATCATCCGGTAAATGAGGGGCGAGGTGGTAGCACACGTATGAATATTGTACAATATTTACATTCAGTTTCTAAAGTGGTCAATAATGCATCTTCACTGGAGACTGGTTTTCAGCAGATCGTGAAAATGGTTCCCTGTGGTATGCAAAATTCGTCGATCGCATGTTCGAGGATCATTTTTGATGATCTGGTGTTCCAATCTGATAATTTCGAAATATCCCGATGGAAATATGCATCTGAAATCTTCGTTGATGGTGCAGTTCATGGCAGTCTGGAAGTTTATTATCTTGAAGAATTGCCAGGTGCAGATGGTGGCTCTTTCCTGAAAGAAGAGGAATATATTGTCGACTATATTTCCGATTGTCTTGGTAATTTCGTTGAACGCATACTTGTAGCAAAGGACCTTAACATATTCAAGACCATTTCTGATAATGCAAACTATGGTATTGCAGTCCTTGATCTGAAAGGAAGACTTCTTTATCTTAACGAGGCATTTGCATCAATGCATGATCATTCTCTTAAAGATGTACTTGGGGATCACTTTTTAATGTTCTACAATGAAGATCAGGTTCCTCGCTTGAAATATTTACGTGACAAGTTACTTAATAATGGACATTTCCAACAAGAAGGTGTCTGGCATATGAGGAAGAATGGCAGTATTTTCCCTGCGATGCTTGATTCTCATGTGATATTTGATCAGGATAATGTGCCTTCCAATCTCTCTGTGATCTTGCATGATGTCAGTGAGGCAAAGAAATCTGAAGATATTCTTAAACGCGCTCAAGCTATTGAAGATGCTGCAAATTGTTCCAAGAGTGAATTCCTTGCGAATGTTAGTCATGAGCTAAGGACACCCCTCAATTCAATAATTGGATTTTCCGAGATATTGCTGGATGGCCGATGTGGAGATCTTACTGATGTTCAGCGAAGATATCTCCAAAATGTGTCCAAGAATGGTAATCATCTTTCTGAGATCATAAATGATCTGCTTGAGATCTCAATGATAGAAGCAGGAAAGGAGGAGGCTACATTCGAAAAGTTTAGCATGATCCCTGTGTTTATGGAGATTAAGGATTCAATTATGCAGTCGATCTTAAAAAAGGATGTTTTGTTCTCTTATGATGTGGATCCTGAGCTTCCTCAGATAAATGCCGATAAAGCAAAGTTCAGGCACATTATTTACAATCTTCTGTCTAATGCTGTCAAATTCACTTCAGAGGGGGGAAATGTTAACGTTGAGGCTAAAACCCTTGGTGAGATGGTGCATATTATTATCAGGGATGATGGTATCGGTATCCCAAAGGAACAATTGCCTCATCTGTATGATAAATTCTATCAGGTGGATGGTTCTACAAAGCGACTTTATGGTGGTACCGGCTTAGGGCTTGCACTCACAAAGAAACTTGTGAGTCTTCATGAGGGTCAGATGTGGGTGGAAAGTGAACAGGGTATGGGCACCACTGTTCATGTGATGCTTCCAATTTAA